CAGCCCCCGATGATGGCCGAGAACATCCCGGCCCGCCCGCCGGCGTGCACGATCAGCAGGCCGGGGCGGCCGACGGCGGCGCGCAGCCGGGCCCGGTCCCAACCCCCCTCGCGGAAGACCCGCGCGTGCTCGGGGGAGACCACGAGCATGGCGTCCCACACCGCCGCCATCCGC
The genomic region above belongs to Acidimicrobiales bacterium and contains:
- a CDS encoding thioredoxin, whose amino-acid sequence is RMAAVWDAMLVVSPEHARVFREGGWDRARLRAAVGRPGLLIVHAGGRAGMFSAIIGGWVSGAMGSQPVTREVAG